From Scytonema millei VB511283, the proteins below share one genomic window:
- a CDS encoding S8 family serine peptidase: MVKKLVWVAGGICLAAVGLVRPVWTQETLSIGAAGIDAQRLHELPYNLIGRKIAIGQVEIGRPGKFGLDKAVSKEPAIAPAGVFLRNGAAKANTNIDPHAQNVASIMISDRKTLAGIAPGARLYSTAVGSVKYAGQPEECLSAQSTASRNSGDVRAINFSFGETLERDPRPEARLDGNSLLTRCLDWSSRVHDVLYVIAGNQGKGGIPIPTDNYNGMNIAFSSRQDGIFRKVDVTNLSATGGGVKGRLRGREMNLGTRQSISLVAPGNRVFALNPDAKVKEVTGTSFAAPHVTATVALLQEYGDKQIKTAIASRPPIHSRGLRGSQNWSLDARRHQVMKAVLLNSADKVQDVGDGLRLGMSKTIIDKQNRNWIDSDAYRQPKVSLNSEIGAGQLNAFRAYEQFKAGQWQSLQPVPALGWNYHQLKANSAEDYVLAAPLKQGSYVAITLVWDRFVELRDKNQNSEFDLGEDFRDRGLNNLDLYLLNVDSNAAASKICTSTSEADSIEHIFCPVPTTGNYKIRVQFRQQVNQPSQPYAIAWWTVPAQ; the protein is encoded by the coding sequence TTGGTGAAAAAGCTGGTCTGGGTGGCAGGGGGGATCTGTTTGGCAGCTGTGGGGTTGGTGCGTCCTGTGTGGACGCAGGAAACGCTGTCTATCGGAGCCGCGGGAATTGATGCCCAACGGCTGCATGAATTACCTTACAACTTAATTGGGCGGAAAATCGCGATCGGTCAGGTGGAGATTGGACGACCTGGAAAGTTTGGCTTGGATAAGGCGGTTTCCAAAGAACCTGCGATCGCCCCAGCTGGTGTATTTTTGCGTAATGGTGCGGCTAAGGCAAATACGAATATTGACCCCCACGCCCAAAATGTTGCCAGCATTATGATTAGCGATCGCAAAACTTTGGCGGGGATAGCTCCAGGCGCTAGGTTATACTCGACTGCGGTAGGCTCGGTGAAGTATGCCGGACAGCCGGAAGAATGTTTATCCGCACAATCAACAGCAAGCCGCAATAGCGGTGACGTGCGGGCGATTAATTTTAGTTTTGGTGAAACTTTGGAACGCGACCCGCGACCGGAGGCGAGATTAGATGGTAATTCTCTACTAACTCGCTGTCTGGATTGGTCTAGTCGCGTCCACGATGTTTTGTATGTTATTGCCGGAAATCAGGGGAAGGGCGGAATTCCCATTCCTACCGATAATTACAACGGCATGAATATTGCTTTTTCCTCCCGTCAAGACGGAATTTTCCGCAAAGTTGACGTGACTAATTTAAGTGCCACTGGTGGCGGTGTTAAGGGTAGATTGCGGGGACGGGAAATGAATCTCGGTACGCGGCAGTCGATTAGTTTGGTTGCTCCTGGCAATAGGGTTTTTGCCCTCAACCCCGATGCTAAGGTCAAGGAGGTTACGGGTACGAGTTTTGCCGCACCTCACGTTACGGCTACGGTAGCGCTGCTACAGGAATATGGGGATAAACAGATTAAGACGGCGATCGCCTCTCGCCCCCCAATTCACAGCAGGGGGTTGAGGGGATCGCAGAATTGGAGTTTAGATGCGCGTCGCCATCAAGTGATGAAAGCGGTGTTGCTCAACTCTGCTGATAAAGTACAAGATGTGGGTGATGGCTTGCGATTAGGGATGAGTAAGACGATTATTGACAAACAGAATCGCAATTGGATCGATTCCGATGCTTACCGTCAGCCCAAAGTTTCTTTAAATTCTGAAATCGGTGCAGGTCAATTGAATGCTTTTCGCGCCTACGAACAGTTTAAAGCAGGACAGTGGCAATCTTTGCAACCAGTTCCAGCTCTGGGCTGGAACTATCATCAACTCAAAGCTAACTCTGCTGAAGATTACGTCCTCGCCGCACCTTTGAAACAGGGTAGTTATGTTGCAATTACTCTAGTATGGGATCGATTCGTAGAGTTGAGAGATAAAAATCAAAATAGTGAATTCGATCTCGGAGAAGATTTTCGCGATCGCGGTTTAAATAATCTCGACCTTTACTTATTAAATGTAGACTCCAACGCTGCTGCTAGTAAGATTTGTACCTCAACTAGTGAGGCTGATAGTATCGAGCATATTTTTTGTCCAGTTCCCACGACAGGCAATTACAAAATTCGCGTCCAATTTCGTCAACAAGTAAATCAACCCTCTCAACCTTACGCGATCGCCTGGTGGACTGTACCCGCTCAGTAA
- a CDS encoding MgtC/SapB family protein, with protein sequence MTNISFAPDDWLSICFRLAMALVFGAILGVERQIGHKPAGLRTHMLVSLGSALLILIPLQIVATAEEGRDAISRVIQGIAAGVGFIGAGEILRETQAQSRIDRVRGLTSAAAIWVSAGLGIAAGCGLWQTGLVSSILALIVLTVFKRLERQTKR encoded by the coding sequence ATGACCAACATATCTTTTGCCCCTGATGATTGGTTAAGTATTTGTTTCAGGCTTGCTATGGCTTTGGTATTTGGGGCAATTCTCGGTGTAGAACGCCAAATCGGTCACAAACCAGCAGGTTTACGCACGCATATGCTAGTCAGTTTGGGTTCGGCATTGTTAATTCTGATTCCACTGCAAATTGTGGCAACAGCAGAAGAAGGACGTGATGCGATTAGTCGCGTCATTCAAGGAATTGCTGCTGGAGTAGGGTTTATTGGTGCTGGAGAAATTTTGCGCGAGACTCAAGCACAATCTCGCATAGATCGGGTACGAGGACTCACTTCAGCGGCAGCGATTTGGGTTTCTGCTGGCTTGGGAATTGCTGCTGGTTGCGGCTTGTGGCAAACGGGTCTAGTTAGTTCTATCTTGGCTTTGATCGTTTTGACTGTATTTAAAAGACTGGAAAGACAGACCAAGAGGTAA